A single Pirellulales bacterium DNA region contains:
- a CDS encoding ABC transporter permease has translation MSEITANTDTQSARRSTWELVWSVLGPFVGLGIVLAIFLGYQLIEQPPQPFLSKLRMTMIAKQTAIVGIGALGMTVIIISGGIDLSAGSILALTAVLLAMLLKQGVEPILALIAIVLAGIACGVFNGLLIVTLRLIPFIVTLGTMLALRGVAERVSDQQKIQAPAPEWMSTLLDPPASGSWQLVCTGVWIVLGLGLVLAAVLRLTVFGRYVFAIGSNEATARLCGINVPLVKIAVYALGGAFMALAGLFDFNDLAKQGNPTSGLGKELEIIAAVVIGGGSLNGGRGSVLGSILGALTMTTLSSGCVYAGVSDPVQKIVIGLIIIAAVAVDQFLHRRSD, from the coding sequence ATGAGCGAAATCACAGCCAACACGGACACTCAATCGGCCCGGCGCAGCACCTGGGAACTGGTCTGGTCGGTATTGGGCCCGTTCGTCGGCCTGGGAATCGTCCTGGCGATCTTCCTGGGTTACCAGTTGATCGAACAGCCGCCGCAACCGTTCTTGTCGAAGCTGCGGATGACGATGATCGCCAAGCAGACGGCCATCGTCGGCATCGGCGCCTTGGGCATGACGGTGATCATCATCAGCGGCGGGATCGATCTGTCGGCCGGGTCGATCCTGGCCCTGACGGCCGTGCTGCTGGCCATGCTGCTCAAGCAAGGCGTCGAGCCGATCCTGGCCTTAATCGCCATCGTTCTGGCCGGCATTGCCTGCGGAGTGTTCAACGGATTGCTGATCGTGACCTTACGGCTGATACCGTTCATCGTGACTTTGGGCACCATGCTCGCGCTGCGCGGCGTAGCCGAGCGGGTTTCCGACCAACAGAAGATTCAAGCCCCGGCGCCCGAATGGATGAGCACGCTGCTCGATCCGCCCGCGAGCGGTAGTTGGCAATTGGTGTGCACCGGAGTCTGGATTGTCCTGGGGCTCGGACTGGTGTTGGCAGCCGTGCTGCGGCTGACGGTGTTTGGGCGCTACGTGTTCGCCATCGGCTCGAATGAGGCCACGGCGCGGTTGTGCGGCATCAACGTGCCGCTCGTCAAGATTGCCGTGTATGCGCTCGGCGGCGCATTCATGGCGCTGGCGGGGCTGTTCGACTTCAACGACCTGGCCAAACAAGGCAACCCGACGAGCGGGCTGGGCAAGGAATTAGAGATTATCGCCGCCGTCGTGATCGGCGGCGGCAGCCTCAACGGTGGGCGGGGCAGCGTGCTCGGCTCGATTCTCGGCGCGCTGACGATGACCACGCTCAGTAGCGGTTGCGTTTACGCCGGCGTCAGCGATCCCGTGCAGAAGATCGTGATCGGCCTGATCATCATCGCGGCCGTCGCCGTTGATCAGTTCCTGCATCGCCGTAGCGACTGA
- a CDS encoding sugar ABC transporter ATP-binding protein, producing the protein MTNGPNVAAPLLRCQGVSKRFGATVALADVAFEVGPGEVRALIGENGAGKSTLMKILAGIYRPDAGTIELSGRGFAPSGPAAARTAGVAMIHQELSLAPHLSVEANILLGQERGHWGLVDRDAHRQLAQRALAQLGQEHLPLDVPVAKLPIAKQQLVEIARALASDARVLIFDEPTSSLTEEDTAHLFQAIARLRGAGLGVIYISHFLEEVAQVADVYSVLRDGRIVAQGAMAAASQADIVRQMVGRELTEMFPHVEHQVGEPVLELFGLSGVEVPRDVSLTLRSGEILGLAGLVGAGRSELLRAIFGLEPVRAGRVTVAARGSVGQSPAASMRRGLGLVSEDRKAEGLAVAMSIADNLTLNCLAPYARAGWLNLRRRDAAARDWMARVACKARGPGQPIGELSGGNQQKIAIARLLHQQADVLLLDEPTRGIDVGTKAEVYRLIGHLAAQGKSILMVSSYLPELLNVCDRIGVMCRGRLRALRPAAEWTDEAIMHVATGGA; encoded by the coding sequence ATGACGAACGGACCGAACGTGGCGGCGCCCTTGTTGCGCTGCCAAGGCGTGTCGAAGCGCTTCGGCGCAACGGTGGCGCTGGCCGATGTGGCCTTTGAGGTTGGCCCAGGCGAAGTCCGCGCCCTGATCGGCGAAAACGGCGCCGGCAAATCGACCTTGATGAAGATCCTGGCCGGCATCTACCGGCCAGACGCGGGCACGATCGAATTGTCAGGTCGGGGTTTTGCACCGTCCGGGCCGGCGGCTGCCCGCACGGCAGGCGTCGCGATGATCCATCAGGAGCTGAGCCTGGCTCCGCATCTGAGCGTCGAGGCGAACATCCTGCTGGGGCAGGAGCGCGGCCACTGGGGACTGGTCGATCGCGACGCTCATCGGCAACTCGCCCAGCGGGCCCTGGCACAGCTGGGGCAAGAGCATTTGCCGCTCGACGTGCCCGTCGCCAAGCTGCCGATCGCCAAGCAGCAATTGGTCGAGATCGCGCGGGCCCTGGCTTCGGACGCGCGGGTGCTGATCTTCGACGAGCCGACCAGTTCGCTCACCGAGGAAGATACGGCACATCTGTTCCAGGCGATTGCCCGGCTGCGAGGGGCTGGCCTGGGCGTGATCTATATCAGCCATTTTCTCGAAGAAGTCGCACAAGTGGCCGACGTCTATTCCGTCCTGCGCGACGGACGGATCGTGGCACAAGGTGCCATGGCGGCTGCCAGCCAGGCGGATATCGTGCGGCAAATGGTCGGTCGCGAGTTGACCGAAATGTTTCCGCACGTCGAGCATCAGGTCGGGGAACCAGTGCTGGAGCTGTTCGGTTTGTCGGGGGTCGAGGTGCCCCGTGACGTCAGTCTGACGTTGCGCAGCGGCGAGATTCTGGGGCTCGCCGGGCTCGTGGGGGCAGGGCGAAGCGAATTGCTGCGCGCGATCTTTGGCCTCGAGCCCGTTCGCGCGGGCCGCGTGACGGTCGCGGCGCGCGGGTCGGTGGGGCAATCGCCTGCGGCGAGCATGCGCCGCGGCCTGGGCCTGGTGAGCGAAGATCGCAAGGCCGAGGGACTGGCCGTCGCAATGTCGATCGCCGACAACCTGACGCTCAATTGCCTTGCTCCCTATGCCCGCGCCGGCTGGCTCAACTTGCGGCGGCGCGACGCGGCGGCGCGCGACTGGATGGCACGCGTGGCGTGCAAGGCCCGTGGGCCGGGGCAACCGATCGGCGAACTGTCGGGCGGCAATCAGCAGAAAATTGCGATCGCGCGGCTGCTGCACCAGCAGGCCGACGTGCTGCTGCTCGACGAGCCCACGCGGGGCATCGACGTAGGCACCAAGGCCGAGGTGTACCGGTTGATCGGCCACCTGGCCGCGCAGGGCAAATCGATCCTGATGGTCAGCTCGTATCTACCCGAGCTCTTGAACGTCTGTGACCGGATCGGCGTGATGTGCCGAGGGCGGCTGCGCGCCTTGCGCCCGGCCGCCGAGTGGACGGACGAAGCCATCATGCACGTCGCCACGGGAGGAGCGTGA
- a CDS encoding substrate-binding domain-containing protein, translating into MQRVVGGIFLGLALGALGCNGSAGEVGNDGSSKAARTFRIAVIPKGTSHDFWYSVRAGAEAADHDLAEVEITWKGPLGEGDTAEQIKMVESFIANGYDGICLAPLDAVALRKPVDQALAAGIPVLIFDSGLADQSGIVSYVATNNQRGGQRAGEYMAELLGGKGRVILMRYDLNSQSTEQREAGFLEALAKFPDIKLISQDKYGGPDESKAVALSENLLATYGDQVDGIFCPNQSTASGMLTVLRRDPRGLAGKVKFIGFDAGENLADGLKTGHMHATVLQDPVKMGYDSVKVMYEKLSGQQVPERVETEEALATSQNYDQPEIKRLLFPETVK; encoded by the coding sequence ATGCAGCGCGTGGTAGGCGGAATCTTCTTGGGACTGGCGCTCGGGGCCCTCGGCTGCAACGGTTCGGCAGGCGAAGTGGGCAACGACGGTTCGAGCAAGGCGGCCAGGACGTTTCGCATCGCGGTGATCCCGAAAGGGACGAGCCACGATTTCTGGTACTCGGTGCGCGCGGGGGCTGAGGCGGCCGACCACGACCTGGCCGAGGTCGAGATCACCTGGAAGGGGCCGCTCGGCGAGGGCGACACGGCCGAGCAGATCAAGATGGTCGAAAGCTTCATCGCCAACGGTTACGACGGCATCTGTCTGGCGCCGCTCGATGCCGTGGCTTTGCGCAAGCCGGTTGATCAAGCCCTGGCGGCCGGGATTCCCGTGCTGATCTTCGATTCGGGCCTGGCCGACCAATCGGGTATCGTCAGCTACGTGGCCACGAACAACCAACGCGGCGGCCAACGGGCCGGCGAGTACATGGCCGAGCTGCTGGGCGGCAAGGGCCGGGTGATTTTGATGCGCTACGATCTCAATTCGCAAAGCACCGAGCAGCGCGAGGCCGGCTTCCTCGAGGCGCTGGCCAAATTCCCCGACATCAAGTTGATCTCGCAGGACAAGTACGGCGGGCCCGACGAGAGCAAGGCCGTGGCCCTGAGCGAGAACTTGCTGGCCACCTATGGGGACCAGGTCGATGGCATCTTTTGTCCCAACCAGTCGACCGCCAGCGGCATGCTCACCGTCTTGCGGCGCGATCCGCGCGGTCTGGCCGGCAAGGTCAAGTTCATCGGCTTCGATGCCGGAGAAAACCTGGCCGATGGCCTCAAGACTGGCCACATGCACGCCACGGTGCTGCAAGATCCGGTGAAGATGGGCTATGACTCGGTCAAGGTGATGTACGAAAAGCTCTCGGGCCAACAGGTGCCCGAGCGCGTCGAGACGGAGGAGGCGCTGGCCACGAGCCAGAATTACGATCAGCCCGAAATCAAGCGGCTGCTCTTCCCGGAAACCGTGAAATAG